The following are from one region of the Vitis riparia cultivar Riparia Gloire de Montpellier isolate 1030 chromosome 14, EGFV_Vit.rip_1.0, whole genome shotgun sequence genome:
- the LOC117930081 gene encoding biotin carboxyl carrier protein of acetyl-CoA carboxylase 2, chloroplastic-like: MASSFSSSFTGVAWAQQNPSKQLQNNTQISFPRFGFQCPNQKETALPKLHAQLNEVEAEKSSNSVPLSTKLIVPSERKYESARKISSQKNTIPDASSISAFMSQVSDLVKLVDSRDIMELELKQLGCELLIRKKEALPQPPATASVITMQPPLPHSMLPYQPPPAQVVAPASTAPSVPTPALPAPAQTSKSSHPPLKCPMAGTFYQSPGPGEPPFVKVGDKVQKGQVVCIVEAMKLMNEIEADQSGTIAEILAEDGKPVSIDTPLLVIAP, from the exons ATGGCTTCATCTTTCTCCTCTTCATTTACTGGCGTTGCATGGGCTCAACAAAATCCATCTAAGCAGCTTCAAAACAATACCCAGATCTCCTTTCCCCGTTTTGGATTTCAG TGCCCTAACCAGAAGGAAACTGCTCTGCCGAAGCTTCATGCACAGCTTAATGAG GTTGAAGCTGAGAAATCTTCAAATTCAGTGCCACTAAGCACCAAACTAATTGTGCCATCAGAAAGGAAATATGAGTCCGCCAGGAAAATTTCTAGCCAAAAGAACACTATTCCAGACGCATCATCAATCTCAGCATTCATGAGTCAAGTATCAGACCTTGTCAA ACTGGTGGATTCAAGAGATATCATGGAACTGGAGCTGAAGCAACTAGGTTGTGAGCtcctaataagaaaaaaagaagcttTGCCGCAGCCACCAGCCACAGCTTCTGTTATCACAATGCAACCTCCACTTCCCCACTCCATGCTTCCATACCAACCACCACCAGCCCAGGTTGTTGCTCCTGCAAGCACTGCTCCTTCAGTGCCAACACCTGCCTTACCTGCCCCTGCACAGACAAGCAAGTCGTCTCATCCACCACTGAAATGCCCCATGGCTGGAACCTTTTATCAATCCCCTGGACCAGGTGAACCTCCATTTGTGAAG GTGGGAGATAAAGTGCAGAAAGGCCAGGTTGTTTGTATTGTTGAGGCCATGAAACTAATGAATGAAATTGAA GCTGATCAATCGGGAACCATAGCTGAGATACTGGCAGAGGATGGGAAGCCAGTCAGTATAGACACG CCTCTTCTTGTCATTGCACCTTGA
- the LOC117930082 gene encoding biotin carboxyl carrier protein of acetyl-CoA carboxylase 2, chloroplastic-like isoform X2, translated as MQPPLPHSMLPYQPPPAQVVARTSTAPSLPPPAPAKTSESSHPPLKCPMAGTFYRSPGPGEPPFVMADQSGTMTEILAEDGKPVSIDRPLLVIAP; from the exons ATGCAACCTCCACTGCCCCACTCCATGCTTCCATACCAACCACCACCAGCTCAGGTCGTTGCTCGTACAAGCACTGCTCCTTCACTTCCACCACCTGCCCCTGCAAAGACAAGCGAGTCGTCTCATCCACCACTGAAATGCCCCATGGCTGGAACCTTTTATCGATCCCCTGGACCAGGTGAACCTCCATTTGTGATG GCTGATCAATCGGGAACCATGACTGAGATACTGGCAGAGGATGGGAAGCCAGTTAGTATAGACAGG CCTCTTCTTGTCATTGCACCTTGA
- the LOC117930080 gene encoding probable mitochondrial-processing peptidase subunit beta, mitochondrial, whose protein sequence is MAWKQLLTLARRSHRRIPYSITQTMRSSSTAPAIAPSPPPPTAMVYDRLAEAVKSKLKQLENPDPRFLKHGSPHPTLSDHTKILSAPETRVTTLPNGLRVATESNLAARTATVGVWIDAGSRFETDETNGTAHFLEHMIFKGTAQRTARDLEEEIENMGGHLNAYTSREQTTYYAKVMDKDVPKALDILSDILQNSKFDENRINRERDVILREMEEVEGQTEEVIFDHLHATAFQYTPLGRTILGPAQNIKTITKAHLQNYISTHYTAPRMVIAASGAVKHEDIVEQVKKLFTKLSTDPTTASQLVVEQPAIFTGSEVRMIDDDIPLAQFAVAFNGASWTDPDSIALMVMQSMLGSWNKNAGGGKHMGSELAQRVGINEIAESMMAFNTNYKDTGLFGVYAIAKPDCLDDLAYAIMYEISKLCYRVSEADVTRARNQLKSSLLLHIDGTSPVAEDIGRQLLTYGRRIPFAELFARIDAVDASTVKRVANRFIFDRDVAIAAMGPIQGLPDYNWFRRRTYWLRY, encoded by the exons ATGGCGTGGAAGCAGCTCCTAACCCTGGCTCGTCGTTCCCACAGACGCATCCCATACTCCATCACCCAAACCATGCGATCTTCGTCAACGGCTCCGGCGATCGCCCCCTCCCCACCACCACCCACCGCCATGGTCTACGACCGCCTCGCTGAAGCCGTCAAATCCAAGCTCAAACAGCTTGAGAATCCGGACCCTCGATTCCTCAAACATGGGTCACCACACCCAACCCTAAGTGACCATACCAAGATCCTCTCCGCACCCGAAACCCGCGTCACGACTCTGCCCAACGGTCTCCGAGTCGCCACCGAGTCCAACCTCGCTGCTCGCACTGCCACCGTTGGAGTCTGGATCGACGCTGGATCGAGGTTCGAGACCGACGAGACCAACGGCACCGCTCATTTCCTGGAGCACATGATCTTTAAGGGCACAGCCCAGAGGACGGCACGAGATCTCGAGGAGGAGATCGAGAACATGGGTGGACACTTGAATGCCTATACTTCTAGGGAGCAAACCACGTACTATGCCAAGGTTATGGACAAAGATGTGCCTAAGGCGCTCGACATTTTGTCAGATATCTTGCAGAACTCCAAGTTCGATGAAAATCGGATTAATCGCGAGCGTGATGTGATTTTACGCGAAATGGAGGAg GTGGAGGGACAAACTGAGGAAGTTATTTTTGATCATTTGCATGCAACTGCATTCCAGTACACTCCCTTGGGCAGAACTATTCTTGGACCTGCTCAGAATATTAAAACAATCACCAAAGCTCATCTACAGAACTACATATCAACTCACTACACAGCTCCCAGAATG GTAATTGCTGCTTCTGGAGCTGTTAAGCATGAGGATATTGTTGAGCAAGTCAAGAAACTATTTACAAAGTTGTCAACAGATCCAACCACAGCTTCTCAATTAGTTGTGGAACAGCCTGCAATTTTTACTGGTTCTGAG GTTAGGATGATTGATGATGATATTCCTCTGGCACAATTTGCGGTTGCTTTCAATGGAGCATCATGGACAGATCCAGATTCCATTGCTTTGATGGTCATGCAGTCAATGCTGGGTTCATGGAATAAAAATGCGGGAGGTGGAAAGCACATGGG CTCTGAGCTTGCACAGAGGGTTGGAATTAATGAAATAGCTGAAAGCATGATGGCTTTCAATACCAACTATAAAGACACTGGCCTCTTTGGCGTTTATGCTATTGCTAAG CCGGATTGCTTGGACGATTTGGCCTATGCAATTATGTATGAAATAAGCAAGCTATGTTATCGAGTTTCAGAAGCTGATGTTACTCGTGCTCGTAATCAG TTGAAATCTTCTCTGCTGCTTCACATTGATGGAACCAGTCCTGTAGCTGAAGATATAGGCCGCCAG CTGCTTACATACGGCCGGAGAATCCCATTTGCTGAATTATTTGCTAGGATTGATGCTGTTGATGCAAGTACTGTCAAACGTGTTGCAAATCGGTTTATATTTGACAGG GATGTTGCAATTGCAGCAATGGGGCCTATCCAAGGTTTACCTGACTACAACTGGTTCAGACGCAGGACCTACTGGCTCCGTTACTAG
- the LOC117930082 gene encoding biotin carboxyl carrier protein of acetyl-CoA carboxylase 2, chloroplastic-like isoform X1 gives MQPPLPHSMLPYQPPPAQVVARTSTAPSLPPPAPAKTSESSHPPLKCPMAGTFYRSPGPGEPPFVMVGDKVQKGQVVCIIEAMKLMNEIEADQSGTMTEILAEDGKPVSIDRPLLVIAP, from the exons ATGCAACCTCCACTGCCCCACTCCATGCTTCCATACCAACCACCACCAGCTCAGGTCGTTGCTCGTACAAGCACTGCTCCTTCACTTCCACCACCTGCCCCTGCAAAGACAAGCGAGTCGTCTCATCCACCACTGAAATGCCCCATGGCTGGAACCTTTTATCGATCCCCTGGACCAGGTGAACCTCCATTTGTGATG GTAGGAGATAAAGTGCAGAAAGGACAGGTTGTTTGTATTATTGAGGCCATGAAATTAATGAATGAAATTGAA GCTGATCAATCGGGAACCATGACTGAGATACTGGCAGAGGATGGGAAGCCAGTTAGTATAGACAGG CCTCTTCTTGTCATTGCACCTTGA